The genomic region acctcatttattaattttaaatgaagcagagggagagagtgtctcaagcagactccttgctgagtacaGTGTCCTACAAGGGGTTctgtttcatgaccctgagatcatgacttgaactaaaatcaagagttaaaacttaaccaactaagctacccaggctcccctaaatgtatttataattgttataccattttgttctattgcttttcaAATAGGGcaacaaaaatttctttcttttttcaaattttaagtaataaagCAACACTTACATCATGTAAGCTGTTTTACTTGATCAATGACAATGACTCAATAGATTATAGTCAGGCTACAAATCTATCAGTAAGTAAAATCGATAAGAACCATGAGGTTGGTGGATTTATGGTTCTAACTAATTTATAATGGTACACAGATGACTCGATGCTGTTGTAAAGTATTATAGTTACttgttataaaatgaatatattacaaTTAGTTATTGATTTAGTCACactttcatatattattttcttttgttgcaaATGAGACCTgtatgatctttctctcttcctcaaacccatatattatattcttactCTTCAACATATTGTTCCCTAGACACATTTTAGGATGAATGGGGAGCAAagaatttttcagaataaaatacttaataaaatttgCAACTCATCATCACTATCAAAAATATCCTATTTCCTAAGGCAAATTAGTATtgatacaaatcaaaagcatctCATGAAATGTCAGTCTGATGTTAGACACTTGttataataattacttttatGATCATCATCATGCTTCCATAAACAAAATTGTCTAATTTAGTGAGAGCTGGCAGAAGACTTCAAGATGTTGGACCTTCAAAtgtaaatgagaaacaaaataccCACAATGAGTTAAACCATTTCATTGATAAATGTCCTTGAAGTTTTACTGAATTCAGAGGTACTTCTTTTTTTGTGAAACAAAGgagatatagatttatatatattatttcaaatttattactGTTGAAGGACTTGAGAGGAAGACTTTTCTACTTGTATTAGAAAAAACAATGCTGGCAATTTTTTCCAGATACATAGGATTTCTCTAATGATACTTATTACTCTGggtagactaaaaaaaaaaaaaaatattttatttatttatttgacagaaagagagacagcacaagcaggtggaatggcaggcagagatagagggagaagcaggctcctcactgagcagggacccccgccacccccaccccaacctcccaggTTCCAGGACattggaatcatgatctgagccaaaggcagatgcttaatcgactgagggATCCAGATCCCTCTGGGTAAACCATTTTTATTCAGGCTTTATATAGCTATCTTTTAGTTATCTAAGGTTTTACACAGCGTATCTATGTCAAATACATGTAGTTCATTTGAGCATATTACAGGCATCCGATCAATTCATCAAAAAGCGATAAAGTTTGTTTTTACTATTCCTTtcaatcttttgttttctttttcctttcagtattcttacaaatatttagatttatttttaaatgtttgcaacttaaaaaatattacaacATACATACTTTAATCTTAGTATTTATCAACTTTAGTAAATGAATTAATCCAGTTCCCTGAGGAATAATTTAATAGAATTTACCAAGGAGTATATATTTCCAAGGAATAAAGTAAAACTTCCACAATAATGAGTAAGGGACAGGCAGGgctagagagggagaaataggtaGGGGGCTAAGGGagcaggctcacagaaatccccaaAATTTGGAGGGgtaaggaaaccagagataaggagAGGAATCAGACCATCCTGTCCTACGTGTCAGAGGTCAGGGCTTGTTATAACAACAAGTTGTGACAAACAAAGAATTACCATACCAATAAAACGAAGTAAACTATTAAAGATGTTATCACTAATCTTTACTCAATGGTGCTATCCGTAGAGATGTTCAAAGGATTTAATTAAGCTCCCTGGTAAGCCTTCAATAAAAGACCAATCCTAAAAGTCCTTAGTGGCAAACCTGTTGGGACCCCTCGCACTCCTATAAGCTTTTTCTCTATCCTTGCTTTATAACTCTGTCACTTTACTAGCTCTCCTTTGTCTGTGAGATTCATTCTTTAAGAATCTAACTCTCCCACTTCAGTAACTTAGAACCCCATTACTTCAGATATTCTTAAGTTACCTAGAACCAAGCATTGAGAATATGAGGTAATTTGAAGGTACAGATTATAGCAAATCTAGTATATCAAAATAGTTCAAGGTAGATAGTTATTTAGGAGGTCATCTGATAAAGGCCCTTGCCTCTAAACAAGCCTGCATTTTAAGAACACAAGGTTGTATTTGTAAAGTGTATTAATCCTAGGTTTTCTGCCAGATCCTCAGTTAGGATCATGATACTTCTGAGTGTAGTAACATTTGTGTCCTAGGATTATTCAGTTTACTCTCTGCCTGGAGGCCATAATGAGAACAACCTCTCAGTTGGAGCAAAGCTTAATCCTCACCATGAGGACAGTGGGAGAAATACTTCATAAGACTGCCCCAGAATTACTACTGTAAACATTTCAGCCGCTGCACTCGATGACTTTCCTTCATCGTTTTCTTACTCACACTTTGAGTGTCTCTGCCAACCCTGACCAAACCTCCCTGGGGAAGGGAGCTGTTATTGATGGCTTTGTGGTtctgttgactatattccctctgTACAAAGCACCTAGATATATTTCCTTATGGAGTTAAACTATTTGAGGGTGCCTCCCTTAGGATGTACTGTACTCAGGTGACAATTAGTGACTATTCATAAGAATTGCATATAGTCTTAAGCATTggcttatttaatatttaaaaagttaatttaaattttttttcctgctaatgTTAACTATATAAACTAATTTGCATTGCGTGTATTTATCTAGAAAAATTACAGGAGAAATAGGCCATATTGTGTGATGTCTCTTACAACTCTGATCAGATGTTCAGTCCATCTTTTTATTGGTAAAAATAAGTATGGACAAGCCCTACTTCACTGGGCCTGGAAAGAATTCTACAAATCACATGGCAGTGTGATTTGATTGAGTTCAAAAGtgcaaatatcttaaaataagaacactggacatttgtgaaaaaaaaagtatataaatcttTGAGTGTTTGGCAGAAACTTTTTGTTAAGgacattatttgaaatttttcatgttTCCCATATGAGTTCCAATCCTGAAATATCAGCAGGACATGTATAGGGAAGTCAGCTTGAGAGGCTTATAGATACTTTTCTTACTCTCACTGATAAATGAGGTAAAAGTTCCACTTGCTTCTGGTCCCACCCCATTCTTGCTTCTGAATTTCTTTAGTCTTCATTCTAGGATCTGGAGAAATCTACTTACAATCATGGTACAGAAGATATtggaacagaagacagaaaaaaatgtagaatctTCATGATATTATTGAGACTACATAAATGGAATGCTTGGAAGAGCCTATGTTCAAATTCCTTTTTGTGTAAGGAAAAATTCTACCCCCTACAACCTTGTTTAAATCCCCTTTACTTTTATTCACAAACATTGCTATCTGGCATTTATGATGTggggagaaaaaggcagaaagaaaaatagataaaattaaatatcctTATAACCTGTAGCCCATTGACAAATACATTCCTCCAGAGGCTCCCAACCATCTAATTGCAATgccttgtggggcacctgggtggctcagtcagttaagctgccaTGGTTTGGATCCTGAACagcgggtcctgggatccagtcccccatcaggcttcttgctcggcaggaattctgcttctcactcttgcctgctgcttcccctgcttgtgcttctctctctctctctctctctctctctgtgtatgtcaaataaataagtaaaatcttgaaaaaatgttaatgtctTGCTAGAGGGCAAAACAAACTCAGCTTAACAATAGGGAGGTGTCTaggatcctgtgagtcttcttcaGCATATGAATGTCCTTTTGGAtcttcccttatttttatttcccccaaCCCTAAAATACATAATCCCCTGCTCCTCACACTCCTGGGGCAACGGGCAGCAGTGGCAACAGCTCTTTTAGCCCAAGGGTCCTATCCCCATGTTTTACTAAAACTACCTCTTTGCACCTAAGATATATCAAGAATTCTTCTTGGCTTTTGGCTCTGGACTTTACTAACATTCCAAAAACACTTCACACTATTCTCAAGAAATGTCAAAATTAAAACTATGTGTTTATTAACATCAAAACCAACTCTGTAAGTCTTGGGTTATCTTGCCAAAACAGAATCATGATTTCCAGCAATTTCTAAAAAACTATAACTTAGTTTGTGTCTATGAATCAGTGTCTCTGCCACTATTTCACCTCTATCATAAATCTTCATACATATATTAAACATAGGTCATAGGAAGTTACTTCCATAGATAATATCAGTTAGTTTCAAAGTATTATCaatataaattatgtttattcagaatagtgtttatttttttactagtTTTATATGCAAAAACATAGAGCTTCTCTTCTAAAGAAATTGATTAACATAAATATAAGAACAGCTTTTTAGAAACCTCGGGCATGTTTTATAATTGCATTGGTAGTattaaaattctcaataaatccACAAATGCTTGATTTAGAGCTTATTGATCTTGTGCTTATTCAACTATcactaatacattttctttgccTGTAGTGGTGTGCaaattgtgtctttttaaaaaaagaataatagtttTTACAACACAGAAAATGGCCTTCTTCATTTTTGCCAGTTGTCTCGATGAGGTTGGGTTCTATAGAGTGAAGAATTCTTAAGGGAGAATTGGAATAATCTAGTTGCTTAGTTTTAGTTCCCAAAATATGTTCacttatgaaaacattttatattttcttatgattattatttttaaaaggctttcacATGTATATTAAATTATTGAGTCTAaaaccattttttgtttgtttaaaacatAAGGAGACTGGAGACTCAGAGATGCTGAGTAATTGGTAAATCTCATCTGGTTAATAAAGGGCAGTTTCAAACTTGAATTCAGAACTTTGACTTCTATCCCTGTGATCttttgaagacaaaaaaaagttttgtaaGGAAATTACACAGTTTTCAGGTCTTTGACTTTTAGAATTTTTGCTATAATGTATCTGTTTGTGGGTCTTTTTGTGCTTATGCTATCTCGAGTATATTGAGCTTCCTAGATGTGTGGATAATCATTTTCACTAAATTTGGGGATAATTTCTTtgagtcccccccacccccgctctcttttttccttctggtggTCCTATTGATGTGTTTTGGTGTGGGGTTTGGGagcaaatggtcaagaaagaTTTCTTGAGATGTTTTCTGTGCAAAACatgtggttttattaaaatatgggACAAGAACTGTGGGTAGaaatgaaagacccctgccctggaaagtcccctcccttaagagatagataggagaactaaccgcttgtttgcttttctgtgaaccgctggcttttaggtataaggttagattataaattgtgtgatgaattatataattaactgctcttttgcctttctgtaaccgcttggcttttagggtgtgacacttgtcgcctgttcaaacaagatatcttctgctaagaggcatagtcatgtaggcagggggccacatagtcaagtaggcaagatattttcctgctgagtaatgaggcccaacccccctccttgctcccccttcgcgcgcacaagctttttcaaatgtactcccccttcgcgcgcgcggacccccgaaaccaatccactaacaccgagggtgcctctttcaaaagttcaaattgtcagccaatcagctctaccccacccaaaacctgtttgtgccaatctataaaaaccccgctttcccctcggttggggtgctcggttagctggagctgccgaccacccgccggtacctgcgtcccaataaacctcttgctgtttgcatccagtggcagtgttggattcttgggtaaggggatccgcgggtctttcatttggaggttccaccgagatcatcggactcctgccccagggatccaacggactcccaccgggaggtaagctaaCTGGCCAGCCCTAGACTGTCCCTTCGTTTCCtcgtcttctgcttctgttctgtctcGTGTTTTCTTTCGGCCGTTGTCTAGAATTGTACCTCTACGCGTAGGAGGGCTTGTATTtgtaggcagcttgagaaggagctgacgagctcggacttctcccctgccaacCCTGGAGGACGCTCCAGGGTGCCGAGGGGCCCAATTTTTTAGGGCTCCTCATCTGTCCGAGGGCTACGTCCGTCTGTCCGTTCCAGAGGAACCCCTCGGCCCTGGACGGAAtttgtccactgagaggaggtctcgagactccttttgtaggccagtggaatttgtacggtgcaccgcaaggtttttgtctttgccggctcgttaattgttttatgtgtctttcacattgcgccttgattaaggttacattctgcttatgggagggtgtctaacccgtttgaatctgaggagtgcctgattGTATGAATGTGTTCGTGCGGCTCCAcggcttcggctacggagtctgagtgggctgcaccctgattctcgcggaacgtcatacggcataacggtcatctactccttggagtagcctggtccggggtttatacggatagaccttagccaagacgctcctaagctcccgcgagggacgcgagcaggacagcacctgaaagatccctCTCCCCTTGTCTGCAACACCGTACAtcgggagggaaaaataaatactaaggtcaatagctccacctcgcggccatctgaagcctgaaactcctcccctgtcaccctgggggacGGTCCAAGGCTCTTTGGGGCCCGGTTCTTTGGGGCCCCACAACTGTCCGAGGGATACATTCATCTGTGGGCCACAAAGGAAGCTCATAGTCCCACACAGCTTTCTGATCCATCTGAAACCATCCTATCGGTATTACGCCGAAATCGCGcagtgtcctttttgttatttgttctgtgtgtcctacttattgtctttggtgttattttagaCTCTGAGATGGGGCAAACACTTACCACTCCTCTAAGcctcactctaggtcactggaaagatgttcagaaccgagccaacaacttatcggtggaagtcaaaagaagaaaatggcagattcTCTGTACCTCTGAATGGCCCACCTTCAAAGCTGAATGGCCCACAGAGGGAacctttaacattaatgttattttgcaggtcaaGGAGCGAATCTTTAATCAAGGACCTCAAGGTCATCCGGACCAAGCACCTTATATTATAGTCTGGGAAAGTCTAGTCAAAGAACCCCCTCCATGGGTCTCTCCTTTTGTCCCCTCTTGCCCTCCCTTAAACCCCTCGACGCCGCCTCCATCAGTTCCCTCCGCTCCACCGGCTCCACTCCCCACACCAACTCCTAGCGACCCCTCAAAACCCCCCATCTCTTCTAACCTATATCCTGTGGTCCCTATTGACCCTCCCTCTTCTAACGATGCCCCCTCTCTGCGACGCCCCAGACAATTACAGGTCCTCCCTTCCGAGGAATCCCCTTTGATAGACCTCCTAACCGAGGACCCCCCACCTTATCGCCCTCTTAGACCAGCACCAAACCCCATAAGGGAATCAGATCCTGACCCTTCGCCATCTCCAATCGCAGGCAGAGTTAGAGGCCGACAAAGACCGGAAAAAGAAGAAGCTTCTAGGCTCCTACCCCTGCGTCAGGGGAGGGAACCAGGAAGCCTCCAATATTGGCCCTTTTCTGCATCTGATCTATATAACTGGAAGTCTCATAACCCTTCCTTTTCACAGGACCCCGTGGCCCTAACCGCCTTAATTGAATCTATCTTAATTACCCATCAGCCTACCTGGGATGATTGTCAGCAGCTCTTGCAGGCTCTCCTCACCACAGAGGAGAGACAAAAGGtttttctggaggccagaaagaaTGTCCCAGGGGATGACGGAAGGGTCACACAACTTCCTAATGAAATAGATGCGGCCTTCCCTCTGACTCGCCCTGACTGGGACTTCAATACGGCTGCAGGTAGGACCCACCTACGTCTTTACCGCCAGTTACTCATAGCAGGCCTCCATAATGCGGGACGTCGCCCCACTAATTTGGCCCAGGTAAGGCAAGTGACTCAAGGTAAGGAGGAATCTCCAACCGCCTTCTTAGAAAGGCTTAAGGAAGCTTACCGCAGGTATACGCCTTTTGACCCAGATAGTGATGATCAGAGAGGGAATGTCTCCATGACATTCATTTGGCAGTCAGCTCCAGATATTAGAAACAAGTTACAGCGTTTGGAAAATCTACAAGATTTCTCTttgcaagatttattaaaggaggcagaaaagatttttaataagagagaaacccaggaggaaaaagaggaacgACTTAGGAAGttgcaggaggaaaaagaggaaaagctaaggaaggaaactgaggaaaaggaagaaaagcgaGAACGTAAACGAAACAAGGAACTTAATAAAATCTTGGCCACCGTAGTGCAAGGCAGCCAGAGCTTAGAGATAGGAAAGtcagacagaaagggagacataAGGAGGCTTCAGATAGAACGGGACCAATGTGCCTATTGCAAGGAACGAGGACATTGGGCCAGAAACTGCCCGAACAATCCTAAGAGAAGTACTAAGCCGGTCACAAGACTCATGGCTTTAGACAAAGACTAGGGGCGTCAGGGTCAGGAGCCCCCCCCTGAACCCCGGATAACCCTAACCGTTGGGGGGCAACCAATCACCTTTCTAGTAGATACAGGGGCTCAACACTCCGTTTTAACTAAGGACCCGGGACCACTCAGCAACCGGACGGCCTGGGTTCAAGGAGCCACTGGAGGAAAACAATATCGTTGGACAACAGACAGGAAGGTACACCTGGCCTCAGGTAAAgtttctcattcctttcttcatGTTCCTGATTGCCCCTATCCGCTCCTGGGTAGAGACTTGTTGACCAAACTCAAAGCTCAAATTCATTTTGAACCACAAGGGGCCACCGTGACCGGCCCCAAGGGGACTCCTCTACATATCCTTACCTTACAATTGGAAGAAGAATATAGATTACATGAGGAGCCCCCTCAGCCCCAAAAGGACATAAAATCCTGGCTTGCATCTCACCCTGATGCCTGGGCAGAAACAGGAGGAATGGGACTAGCTATCCAGCAGCCCCCCATTCACATACAATTAAAGGCAACCGCCGTTCCTGTCAATGTTAAACAGTACCCTATGTCCAATGAGGCCTATCAGGGCATCAAGCCACACATACGGCGGCTACTAGACCAAGGCATTTTAACCCCATGCCGGTCTCCTTGGAACACTCCTCTGTTACCCGTTAAGAAGCCTGGTACCAATGATTACCGACCAGTTCAGGACCTCAGGGAAGTCAATAAGAGGGTAGAAGACATCCACCCTACGGTGCCCAACCCTTACAACTTACTCAGCACCTTGCCTCCAACCCATTCCTGGTATACCGTCTTAGACCTCAAAGATGCTTTCTTCTGTTTAAGACTGAGTCCTCAGAGCCAGCCTCTCTTTGCCTTTGAATGGAGGGATCCGGACTTAGGAATATCAGGCCAGTTGACCTGGACTCGGTTACCACAAGGGTTTAAGAACAGCCCAACGCTGTTCGATGAGGCTCTTCACCAGGACTTGGCTGACTTCCGGGTAAGGCACCCCTCCCTGATCCTGCTTCAGTACGTCGATGACATCCTACTAGCAGCCACCAATGAAGAAGACTGCCGTACAGGTACTGGGGATCTTTTAATGACTCTAGGCCAATTGGGATATAGGGCATCTGCCAAAAAGGCCCAGATTTGCCAGGCTAGAGTCACCTACCTGGGCTATGAACTATATGATGGCCAACGATGGCTAACGGCTGCAAGGAAAGAGACTATTCTTAACATTCCTGCGCCTCAAAACCATAGGCAATTGCGAGAGTTCCTAGGAACAGCGGGCTTTTGTAGACTATGGATTCCGGGATTCGCAGAAATAGCGGCCCCTCTATATCCATTAACTAAGCAAGATACTCCTTTTGTATGGACTGAACAACAGCAGCAGGCGTTTGATCATATCAAACAAGCACTCCTTAAATCCCCAGCATTAGGCCTGCCAGACATTACAAAGCCCTTTGACCTTTTTGTTGATGAAAAACAGGGCTTTGCTAAAGGGGTCTTAACACAGAGACTCGGACCTTGGAAACGCCCTATTGCGTACCTCTCAAAAAAATTAGACCCCGTGGCAGCTGGCTGGCCACCATGCCTAAAGATGATAGCAGCAATTGCAGTTCTCATCAAAGATGCCACCAAACTGACACTGGGACAGCCCCTGACCATCCTGGCTCCACACACAGTGGAATCTCTAATCCGCCAACCACCAGACCGCTGGTTGTCAAATGCCCGCCTGACACATTATCAGTCCCTCCTCCTGGACACAGACAGGATCCAATTTGGACCTGTAATGACTCTTAACCCTGCAACCTTGCTGCCCACTCCGGGAGAGATACCATTACATGACTGTCACCAGATCCTTGCGGAAACACATGGGACACGACCGGACCTAACCGATCAGCCCATGAAGGATGCGGACCTGACTTGGTATACAGATGGCAGTAGCTACCTGCAGGA from Mustela erminea isolate mMusErm1 chromosome 1, mMusErm1.Pri, whole genome shotgun sequence harbors:
- the LOC116591697 gene encoding LOW QUALITY PROTEIN: uncharacterized protein LOC116591697 (The sequence of the model RefSeq protein was modified relative to this genomic sequence to represent the inferred CDS: inserted 1 base in 1 codon; substituted 1 base at 1 genomic stop codon) produces the protein MGQTLTTPLSLTLGHWKDVQNRANNLSVEVKRRKWQILCTSEWPTFKAEWPTEGTFNINVILQVKERIFNQGPQGHPDQAPYIIVWESLVKEPPPWVSPFVPSCPPLNPSTPPPSVPSAPPAPLPTPTPSDPSKPPISSNLYPESPLIDLLTEDPPPYRPLRPAPNPIRESDPDPSPSPIAGRVRGRQRPEKEEASRLLPLRQGREPGSLQYWPFSASDLYNWKSHNPSFSQDPVALTALIESILITHQPTWDDCQQLLQALLTTEERQKVFLEARKNVPGDDGRVTQLPNEIDAAFPLTRPDWDFNTAAGRTHLRLYRQLLIAGLHNAGRRPTNLAQVRQVTQGKEESPTAFLERLKEAYRRYTPFDPDSDDQRGNVSMTFIWQSAPDIRNKLQRLENLQDFSLQDLLKEAEKIFNKRETQEEKEERLRKLQEEKEEKLRKETEEKEEKRERKRNKELNKILATVVQGSQSLEIGKSDRKGDIRRLQIERDQCAYCKERGHWARNCPNNPKRSTKPVTRLMALDKDXGRQGQEPPPEPRITLTVGGQPITFLVDTGAQHSVLTKDPGPLSNRTAWVQGATGGKQYRWTTDRKVHLASGKVSHSFLHVPDCPYPLLGRDLLTKLKAQIHFEPQGATVTGPKGTPLHILTLQLEEEYRLHEEPPQPQKDIKSWLASHPDAWAETGGMGLAIQQPPIHIQLKATAVPVNVKQYPMSNEAYQGIKPHIRRLLDQGILTPCRSPWNTPLLPVKKPGTNDYRPVQDLREVNKRVEDIHPTVPNPYNLLSTLPPTHSWYTVLDLKDAFFCLRLSPQSQPLFAFEWRDPDLGISGQLTWTRLPQGFKNSPTLFDEALHQDLADFRVRHPSLILLQYVDDILLAATNEEDCRTGTGDLLMTLGQLGYRASAKKAQICQARVTYLGYELYDGQRWLTAARKETILNIPAPQNHRQLREFLGTAGFCRLWIPGFAEIAAPLYPLTKQDTPFVWTEQQQQAFDHIKQALLKSPALGLPDITKPFDLFVDEKQGFAKGVLTQRLGPWKRPIAYLSKKLDPVAAGWPPCLKMIAAIAVLIKDATKLTLGQPLTILAPHTVESLIRQPPDRWLSNARLTHYQSLLLDTDRIQFGPVMTLNPATLLPTPGEIPLHDCHQILAETHGTRPDLTDQPMKDADLTWYTDGSSYLQDGKRRAGAAITTDSQLVWASALPEGTSAQRAELIALTQALQLAEGKSLNVYTDSRYAFATAHVHGEIYRRRGLLTSEGKEIKNKAEILALLKALFLPKRLSIMHCPGHQKGETPEARGNRLADTMAKQAALGPQLLTVTILTETEDIDNAIIWNYEEADLDYVQKLGADYNPALNRWEYRGKAIMPIKMAKELINHLHRLTHLSASKMKALMDKANLESHFPKQNFLLHQAATNCKICAQVNPGKTVIGPGVRVRGQRPGTHWEVDFTEIKPGMYGYKYLLVFLDTFSGWAEAFPTKKETANMVAKKXIRRNFPKVWNTQGARVRQWACLCLPALYRARNTPGPHGLTPFEILYGAPPPAVTFFAPDIAAHTPSPSVQAHLQALQLVQQEIWKPLAAAYKEKLDVPLRPHPYKIGDTVWVRRHRATNLEPRWKGPHIVLLTTPTALKVDGIAAWIHASHVKAAHPEKQTDPLQDSEWTVQRSPNPLKIRLVRS